In the genome of Oligoflexus sp., the window TTCACAAGCAGTGGCAACGATATTAAAGCTTATTTAGCGACACAGTGATTTCTATCGAGGGGGCAAGGTCAATGAAGGTTTTAAGTCTGGCTGCACTTATTTTGGTCTCGGTTGCTTGTAATAACGCGGCGCCGACAGCGACGGCCTATAAAGAGCAGCTCGGTGCTCCTGCTGCGGTTACTGGAGGCAACAATACACCTACCGGTGATGCTGCCAAGGGTCAAACGGCTCTGGCCGCTTGTACGGGTTGCCATGCTGATGGCGGTGCTGCGCATAAGCTCGTCGCAGCTGATGCCGACTCCATTGGGAATGGCGATGCGGGAAAAAATCCTATACACAATAGCGTTCCTCAGGCCGCAAAGGATGCCTTTAAGAATAATTCTCTCGATATGGCTGTATTCTTGAAAGGTGGTTCGACGGGCGGAACTACCCCCGCAGGAGGAGATGCAGCTGCCGGCGAAGCTCTTCTCAAAGCCCAATGCGAAGGTTGCCACAATCCTGACGGC includes:
- a CDS encoding c-type cytochrome codes for the protein MKVLSLAALILVSVACNNAAPTATAYKEQLGAPAAVTGGNNTPTGDAAKGQTALAACTGCHADGGAAHKLVAADADSIGNGDAGKNPIHNSVPQAAKDAFKNNSLDMAVFLKGGSTGGTTPAGGDAAAGEALLKAQCEGCHNPDGTGMGPVLDQFANLAGQEAKPIHAGVAASFTDATKKADIEAALKARK